A region from the Cucumis sativus cultivar 9930 unplaced genomic scaffold, Cucumber_9930_V3 scaffold47, whole genome shotgun sequence genome encodes:
- the LOC116405935 gene encoding uncharacterized protein LOC116405935 — MAPTLQKEAKELRDESDGSKSDRHCKRPSKKAKALEKEPEMVLDDLLKSFDENVISAKSVDDSKTEAPHANSDVQCFSEDEKVNEVSKDDDFVEISAEEINESDKSSLPTEDLDVTEKMVKKKTHVNNSAEELSLPHENVEEETEVDGDDALSSDEESLEVKDDQDENDQIPQPEM, encoded by the exons ATGGCTCCTACCCTCCAAAAGGAGGCCAAGGAGCTTAGAGATGAAAGTGATGGTAGCAAAAGTGATCGTCATTGCAAGAGACCTTCGAAGAAAGCAAAGGCATTAG AGAAGGAACCAGAAATGGTTCTTGATGATCtgttaaaatcttttgatgaaaatgtaattagtGCAAAGAGCGTTGATGATTCTAAAACAGAGGCACCTCATGCTAACTCGGATGTGCAATGCTTctctgaagatgaaaaagtaaatgaagttTCGAAAGATGATGATTTTGTGGAGATTTCTGCTGAGGAAATCAATGAATCTGACAAATCTTCTCTGCCTACTGAAGACTTGGATGTTACTGAA aagatggtgaagaagaaaacacacgTGAATAACTCTGCTGAAGAACTGTCTCTTCCCCAcgaaaatgtggaagaagaaactgaagTTGATGGAGATGATGCCTTGAGCAGTGatgaagaatctttggaaGTGAAAGACGatcaagatgaaaatgatcagATTCCACAACCGGAAATGTAG
- the LOC116405948 gene encoding E3 ubiquitin-protein ligase UPL6-like, producing MNDYFISQAVIENTRANDIHKRVPFLVPFTSRVKIFTTQLAAARQRNGSLAVFARNRFRIRRNHILEDAFSQMSALSEVDLRGSIRVSFVNEFGVEEAGIDGGGIFKDVMENITRAAFDVQYGLFKQIADHLLYPNPGSGMIHEQHLQFFHFLEVLLAKVMFEGILVDILFATFFLSKLKQK from the exons ATGaatgattatttcatttcacag gcAGTGATAGAAAATACCAGAGCAAATGATATACACAAGCGAGTTCCCTTTTTAGTACCGTTTACTAGCAGGGTTAAGATTTTCACT ACACAACTAGCAGCAGCTAGGCAAAGGAATGGATCTCTTGCTGTTTTTGCCAGAAACCGGTTTAGAATTCGACGAAATCATATATTGGAAGATGCTTTCAGTCAGATGAGTGCATTGTCTGAAGTTGATCTTCGAGGATCG ATACGTGtgtcttttgttaatgaatttggAGTTGAGGAGGCAGGAATTGATGGTGgtggtatttttaaagatgtcaTGGAGAACATTACACGGGCAGCCTTTGACGTGCAGTATGGTTTATTTAAG CAAATTGCTGACCATTTGCTCTACCCCAATCCTGGTTCGGGAATGATACATGAGCAACATCTccagtttttccatttcctcgaAGTTCTTTTGGCAAAG GTCATGTTTGAAGGAAttcttgttgatatactttttgcaacattcttcttgagcaagttaaaacagaagtaa